One window of Felis catus isolate Fca126 chromosome D4, F.catus_Fca126_mat1.0, whole genome shotgun sequence genomic DNA carries:
- the CIZ1 gene encoding cip1-interacting zinc finger protein isoform X8: MSPPDDRPLRATDGPRGRSRGFPVRRMRGGEPELPRAPSQLRAAPAAAEARATMFNQQQQLQQLQQQQLQQQQLLQLQQLLQQSPPQPPLPMAVSRGLPQQQPQQQLLNLQGASPASLLNGSVLQRALLLQQLQGNLRGYNLPTPNLTGPSLTVPQLATPNLQQFFPQATRQSLLGAPPVGVPINPSQINLPGRTPQKQARTPSSTTPNRKDSSSQTMPVEDKSDPPEGSEEVVESRTDTPEDQDSPPCPDGIAKEKHTVAPEPESCEASEPPAKRSKSSELPTEKGAPGQLQAKVQPQARTTAPKQTQTPELLPEPPEARVLPRFQPRVLQIQAQVQPQTQTQPQPQPPPPPPPGDTQARPKLQKQAQTQTSPDHLVPQQVQPQQVQKEAEPQKQVQRQAHPQPPGQEQPQQPAQTQTYPQVQPPEQPPGQPPVQPPDRTEGQPQTWPQVSMPASEQAPVLVRSTVPETPPDPRDAGAGPKEASPEPGGSQVSVESQEELTSGLDVGECEKRAREMLGVWGAGGSLKVTILQSSDSRAFSTVPLTPVPRAGDSTSATPASASTPSKQTLQFFCYLCKASCSSQQAHPSLCWLQEFQDHMAGAQHQQRLGEIQHMSQACLLSLLPVPRDVLEREDEEPPPRRWCNTCQVYYMGDLIQHRRTQDHKIAKQSLRPFCTVCNRYFKTPRKFVEHVKSQGHKDKAKELKMLEKEIAGQDEDHFITVDAVGCFEGDEEEEEEEEDEEEEIEVEEEFCKQVRSRDISIEEWKGSETYSPSTAYGVDFLVPVMGYICRICHKFYHSNSGAQLSHCKSLAHFENLQKYKKAKNPSPTSRPVSRRCAINARNALTALFTSGGRAPTQPSTQDTAKTPSKNASTTTAIQGPAQNASSKKPSLVSARNHHSLLHGHS; the protein is encoded by the exons ATGTCCCCACCAGACGACAGACCCCTCCGGGCGACAGACGGACCTCGGGGTCGGAGCCGCGGGTTCCCGGTGCGGAGGATGCGGGGCGGAGAGCCTGAGCTGCCTCGGGCCCCCTCGCAGCTCCGAGCCGCTCCAGCCGCAGCCGAGGCGCGGG CCACCATGTTcaaccagcagcagcagctccagcagctccagcagcagcagctgcaaCAGCAGCAGCTGCTCCAGCTCCAGCAGCTGCTCCAGCAGTCCCCACCGCAGCCCCCCCTGCCCATGGCCGTCAGCAG GGGGCTGCCCCAacagcagccacagcagcagcTCCTGAACCTCCAAGGCGCCAGCCCCGCCTCCCTCCTCAACGGCTCTGTGCTACAGAGAGCTTTGCTTCTGCAGCAGTTGCAAG GTAACCTCCGTGGCTACAACCTGCCAACCCCGAACCTGACGGGCCCCAGCCTCACGGTCCCCCAGCTGGCCACCCCAAATCTACAGCAGTTCTTCCCCCAGGCCACTCGGCAGTCCTTGCTGGGGGCCCCTCCTGTTGGAGTCCCCATAAACCCCTCCCAGATCAACCTTCCAGGGCGGACTCCCCAGAAACAGGCCCGcaccccctcctccaccacccccaATCGCAAG GATTCTTCTTCCCAGACGATGCCCGTGGAAGACAAGTCAGACCCCCCAGAGGGGTCTGAGGAAGTTGTCGAGTCCCGAACAGACACACCAGAAG ACCAAGATTCCCCACCCTGCCCAGATGGCATCGCTAAAGAGAAACACACTGTAGCACCTGAGCCCGAGTCTTGTGAGGCATCGGAGCCACCGGCTAAGAGGTCAAAGAG CTCGGAGTTGCCCACAGAGAAGGGCGCCCCCGGGCAGCTGCAGGCGAAAGTCCAGCCTCAGGCCCGGACCACGGCACCGAAGCAGACCCAGACGCCTGAGCTGCTGCCTGAGCCGCCGGAAGCCCGAGTGCTGCCACGATTCCAGCCGCGGGTTCTGCAGATCCAGGCCCAAGTGCAGCCTCAGACGCAGAcacagccgcagccgcagccgccgccACCCCCGCCTCCAGGGGACACCCAGGCACGGCCCAAACTGCAGAAACAGGCACAGACGCAGACCTCTCCAGACCACTTGGTGCCGCAGCAGGTGCAGCCGCAGCAGGTGCAGAAGGAGGCGGAGCCACAGAAACAGGTGCAGCGCCAGGCACATCCCCAGCCCCCTGGGCAGGAGCAGCCGCAGCAGCCGGCCCAGACGCAGACATATCCTCAGGTCCAGCCACCAGAGCAGCCACCAGGACAGCCTCCCGTGCAGCCCCCTGACCGGACTGAGGGGCAGCCTCAGACCTGGCCGCAGGTGTCCATGCCAGCGTCGGAGCAAGCACCGGTTCTGGTTCGTTCCACGGTGCCGGAGACACCACCAGATCCGAGAGACGCCGGAGCAG GCCCGAAGGAGGCCTCGCCAGAGCCAGGAGGCTCCCAGGTCAGCGTGGAGAGCCAGGAGGAGTTGACCAGCGGTCTGGATGTGGGAGAATGTGAAAAAAGGGCAAGAGAGATGCTAGGG GTGTGGGGTGCCGGGGGCTCCCTGAAGGTCACCATCCTGCAGAGCAGTGACAGCCGGGCCTTCAGCACAGTCCCCCTCACGCCCGTGCCCCGCGCGGGTGACTCTACCTCCGCCACCCCTGCCTCCGCCAGCACACCCTCGAAGCAGACCCTCCAGTTCTTCTGCTACCTTTGCAAGGCCAGCTGCAGCAGCCAGCAG GCCCATCCTTCGCTCTGCTGGCTACAGGAGTTCCAGGACCACATGGCGGGGGCCCAGCACCAGCAGCGTCTGGGGGAGATCCAGCACATGAGCCAAGCCTGCCTCCTGTCCCTGCTGCCCGTGCCCCGGGATGTCCTGGAGAGAGAGGACGA AGAGCCCCCGCCGAGGCGTTGGTGTAACACCTGCCAGGTCTACTACATGGGGGACCTGATCCAGCACCGCAGGACTCAGGACCACAAG ATTGCCAAGCAATCCCTGCGACCTTTCTGCACTGTTTGCAACCGCTATTTCAAGACCCCCCGCAAGTTTGTGGAGCATGTGAAGTCCCAGGGGCATAAGGACAAAGCCAAGGAG CTGAAGATGCTTGAGAAGGAGATCGCCGGTCAAGATGAGGACCACTTCATCACGGTGGACGCCGTGGGCTGCTTTGAGGGcgatgaagaagaggaggaggaggaggaggatgaagaagaaGAGATCGAGGTTGAGGAAGAATTCTGCAAGCAG GTGAGGTCCAGAGATATATCCATAGAGGAGTGGAAAGGCTCAGAGACCTATAGCCCCAGTACTGCATACG GTGTGGACTTCCTGGTGCCCGTGATGGGGTACATTTGCCGCATCTGCCACAAGTTCTACCACAGCAACTCGGGGGCACAGCTCTCCCACTGCAAGTCCTTGGCCCACTTCGAGAACCTGCAG AAATACAAGAAGGCCAAGAACCCCAGCCCTACCAGCAGGCCCGTGAGCCGCCGGTGTGCAATCAACGCCCGGAACGCCCTGACTGCTTTGTTCACTTCTGGTGGCCGCGCACCCACCCAGCCCAGCACCCAGGACACAGCTAAAACCCCCAGCAAG AATGCCTCAACCACAACAGCTATTCAAGGACCAGCTCAAAACGCCTCTTCTAAGAAGCCTTCCCTGGTGTCCGCCAGAAACCATCACTCCCTCCTCCATGGCCACTCCTGA
- the CIZ1 gene encoding cip1-interacting zinc finger protein isoform X5, protein MPPATSDSVGLTMPTATLGNLRGYNLPTPNLTGPSLTVPQLATPNLQQFFPQATRQSLLGAPPVGVPINPSQINLPGRTPQKQARTPSSTTPNRKDSSSQTMPVEDKSDPPEGSEEVVESRTDTPEDQDSPPCPDGIAKEKHTVAPEPESCEASEPPAKRSKSSELPTEKGAPGQLQAKVQPQARTTAPKQTQTPELLPEPPEARVLPRFQPRVLQIQAQVQPQTQTQPQPQPPPPPPPGDTQARPKLQKQAQTQTSPDHLVPQQVQPQQVQKEAEPQKQVQRQAHPQPPGQEQPQQPAQTQTYPQVQPPEQPPGQPPVQPPDRTEGQPQTWPQVSMPASEQAPVLVRSTVPETPPDPRDAGAGPKEASPEPGGSQVSVESQEELTSGLDVGECEKRAREMLGVWGAGGSLKVTILQSSDSRAFSTVPLTPVPRAGDSTSATPASASTPSKQTLQFFCYLCKASCSSQQAHPSLCWLQEFQDHMAGAQHQQRLGEIQHMSQACLLSLLPVPRDVLEREDEEPPPRRWCNTCQVYYMGDLIQHRRTQDHKIAKQSLRPFCTVCNRYFKTPRKFVEHVKSQGHKDKAKELKMLEKEIAGQDEDHFITVDAVGCFEGDEEEEEEEEDEEEEIEVEEEFCKQVRSRDISIEEWKGSETYSPSTAYGVDFLVPVMGYICRICHKFYHSNSGAQLSHCKSLAHFENLQKYKKAKNPSPTSRPVSRRCAINARNALTALFTSGGRAPTQPSTQDTAKTPSKVTAQPPPPPLPRRSTRLKT, encoded by the exons ATGCCACCAGCCACGTCTGACAGTGTCGGTCTCACCATGCCCACGGCAACCTTGG GTAACCTCCGTGGCTACAACCTGCCAACCCCGAACCTGACGGGCCCCAGCCTCACGGTCCCCCAGCTGGCCACCCCAAATCTACAGCAGTTCTTCCCCCAGGCCACTCGGCAGTCCTTGCTGGGGGCCCCTCCTGTTGGAGTCCCCATAAACCCCTCCCAGATCAACCTTCCAGGGCGGACTCCCCAGAAACAGGCCCGcaccccctcctccaccacccccaATCGCAAG GATTCTTCTTCCCAGACGATGCCCGTGGAAGACAAGTCAGACCCCCCAGAGGGGTCTGAGGAAGTTGTCGAGTCCCGAACAGACACACCAGAAG ACCAAGATTCCCCACCCTGCCCAGATGGCATCGCTAAAGAGAAACACACTGTAGCACCTGAGCCCGAGTCTTGTGAGGCATCGGAGCCACCGGCTAAGAGGTCAAAGAG CTCGGAGTTGCCCACAGAGAAGGGCGCCCCCGGGCAGCTGCAGGCGAAAGTCCAGCCTCAGGCCCGGACCACGGCACCGAAGCAGACCCAGACGCCTGAGCTGCTGCCTGAGCCGCCGGAAGCCCGAGTGCTGCCACGATTCCAGCCGCGGGTTCTGCAGATCCAGGCCCAAGTGCAGCCTCAGACGCAGAcacagccgcagccgcagccgccgccACCCCCGCCTCCAGGGGACACCCAGGCACGGCCCAAACTGCAGAAACAGGCACAGACGCAGACCTCTCCAGACCACTTGGTGCCGCAGCAGGTGCAGCCGCAGCAGGTGCAGAAGGAGGCGGAGCCACAGAAACAGGTGCAGCGCCAGGCACATCCCCAGCCCCCTGGGCAGGAGCAGCCGCAGCAGCCGGCCCAGACGCAGACATATCCTCAGGTCCAGCCACCAGAGCAGCCACCAGGACAGCCTCCCGTGCAGCCCCCTGACCGGACTGAGGGGCAGCCTCAGACCTGGCCGCAGGTGTCCATGCCAGCGTCGGAGCAAGCACCGGTTCTGGTTCGTTCCACGGTGCCGGAGACACCACCAGATCCGAGAGACGCCGGAGCAG GCCCGAAGGAGGCCTCGCCAGAGCCAGGAGGCTCCCAGGTCAGCGTGGAGAGCCAGGAGGAGTTGACCAGCGGTCTGGATGTGGGAGAATGTGAAAAAAGGGCAAGAGAGATGCTAGGG GTGTGGGGTGCCGGGGGCTCCCTGAAGGTCACCATCCTGCAGAGCAGTGACAGCCGGGCCTTCAGCACAGTCCCCCTCACGCCCGTGCCCCGCGCGGGTGACTCTACCTCCGCCACCCCTGCCTCCGCCAGCACACCCTCGAAGCAGACCCTCCAGTTCTTCTGCTACCTTTGCAAGGCCAGCTGCAGCAGCCAGCAG GCCCATCCTTCGCTCTGCTGGCTACAGGAGTTCCAGGACCACATGGCGGGGGCCCAGCACCAGCAGCGTCTGGGGGAGATCCAGCACATGAGCCAAGCCTGCCTCCTGTCCCTGCTGCCCGTGCCCCGGGATGTCCTGGAGAGAGAGGACGA AGAGCCCCCGCCGAGGCGTTGGTGTAACACCTGCCAGGTCTACTACATGGGGGACCTGATCCAGCACCGCAGGACTCAGGACCACAAG ATTGCCAAGCAATCCCTGCGACCTTTCTGCACTGTTTGCAACCGCTATTTCAAGACCCCCCGCAAGTTTGTGGAGCATGTGAAGTCCCAGGGGCATAAGGACAAAGCCAAGGAG CTGAAGATGCTTGAGAAGGAGATCGCCGGTCAAGATGAGGACCACTTCATCACGGTGGACGCCGTGGGCTGCTTTGAGGGcgatgaagaagaggaggaggaggaggaggatgaagaagaaGAGATCGAGGTTGAGGAAGAATTCTGCAAGCAG GTGAGGTCCAGAGATATATCCATAGAGGAGTGGAAAGGCTCAGAGACCTATAGCCCCAGTACTGCATACG GTGTGGACTTCCTGGTGCCCGTGATGGGGTACATTTGCCGCATCTGCCACAAGTTCTACCACAGCAACTCGGGGGCACAGCTCTCCCACTGCAAGTCCTTGGCCCACTTCGAGAACCTGCAG AAATACAAGAAGGCCAAGAACCCCAGCCCTACCAGCAGGCCCGTGAGCCGCCGGTGTGCAATCAACGCCCGGAACGCCCTGACTGCTTTGTTCACTTCTGGTGGCCGCGCACCCACCCAGCCCAGCACCCAGGACACAGCTAAAACCCCCAGCAAGGTGACGGcccaaccccctcctcccccacttccccggCGTTCAACCCGCCTCAAAACCTGA
- the CIZ1 gene encoding cip1-interacting zinc finger protein isoform X11, with protein sequence MSPPDDRPLRATDGPRGRSRGFPVRRMRGGEPELPRAPSQLRAAPAAAEARATMFNQQQQLQQLQQQQLQQQQLLQLQQLLQQSPPQPPLPMAVSRGLPQQQPQQQLLNLQGASPASLLNGSVLQRALLLQQLQGLDQFAMPPATSDSVGLTMPTATLGNLRGYNLPTPNLTGPSLTVPQLATPNLQQFFPQATRQSLLGAPPVGVPINPSQINLPGRTPQKQARTPSSTTPNRKTMPVEDKSDPPEGSEEVVESRTDTPEDQDSPPCPDGIAKEKHTVAPEPESCEASEPPAKRSKSSELPTEKGAPGQLQAKVQPQARTTAPKQTQTPELLPEPPEARVLPRFQPRVLQIQAQVQPQTQTQPQPQPPPPPPPGDTQARPKLQKQAQTQTSPDHLVPQQVQPQQVQKEAEPQKQVQRQAHPQPPGQEQPQQPAQTQTYPQVQPPEQPPGQPPVQPPDRTEGQPQTWPQVSMPASEQAPVLVRSTVPETPPDPRDAGAGPKEASPEPGGSQVSVESQEELTSGLDVGECEKRAREMLGVWGAGGSLKVTILQSSDSRAFSTVPLTPVPRAGDSTSATPASASTPSKQTLQFFCYLCKASCSSQQEFQDHMAGAQHQQRLGEIQHMSQACLLSLLPVPRDVLEREDEEPPPRRWCNTCQVYYMGDLIQHRRTQDHKIAKQSLRPFCTVCNRYFKTPRKFVEHVKSQGHKDKAKELKMLEKEIAGQDEDHFITVDAVGCFEGDEEEEEEEEDEEEEIEVEEEFCKQVRSRDISIEEWKGSETYSPSTAYGVDFLVPVMGYICRICHKFYHSNSGAQLSHCKSLAHFENLQKYKKAKNPSPTSRPVSRRCAINARNALTALFTSGGRAPTQPSTQDTAKTPSKVTAQPPPPPLPRRSTRLKT encoded by the exons ATGTCCCCACCAGACGACAGACCCCTCCGGGCGACAGACGGACCTCGGGGTCGGAGCCGCGGGTTCCCGGTGCGGAGGATGCGGGGCGGAGAGCCTGAGCTGCCTCGGGCCCCCTCGCAGCTCCGAGCCGCTCCAGCCGCAGCCGAGGCGCGGG CCACCATGTTcaaccagcagcagcagctccagcagctccagcagcagcagctgcaaCAGCAGCAGCTGCTCCAGCTCCAGCAGCTGCTCCAGCAGTCCCCACCGCAGCCCCCCCTGCCCATGGCCGTCAGCAG GGGGCTGCCCCAacagcagccacagcagcagcTCCTGAACCTCCAAGGCGCCAGCCCCGCCTCCCTCCTCAACGGCTCTGTGCTACAGAGAGCTTTGCTTCTGCAGCAGTTGCAAG GACTGGACCAGTTTGCAATGCCACCAGCCACGTCTGACAGTGTCGGTCTCACCATGCCCACGGCAACCTTGG GTAACCTCCGTGGCTACAACCTGCCAACCCCGAACCTGACGGGCCCCAGCCTCACGGTCCCCCAGCTGGCCACCCCAAATCTACAGCAGTTCTTCCCCCAGGCCACTCGGCAGTCCTTGCTGGGGGCCCCTCCTGTTGGAGTCCCCATAAACCCCTCCCAGATCAACCTTCCAGGGCGGACTCCCCAGAAACAGGCCCGcaccccctcctccaccacccccaATCGCAAG ACGATGCCCGTGGAAGACAAGTCAGACCCCCCAGAGGGGTCTGAGGAAGTTGTCGAGTCCCGAACAGACACACCAGAAG ACCAAGATTCCCCACCCTGCCCAGATGGCATCGCTAAAGAGAAACACACTGTAGCACCTGAGCCCGAGTCTTGTGAGGCATCGGAGCCACCGGCTAAGAGGTCAAAGAG CTCGGAGTTGCCCACAGAGAAGGGCGCCCCCGGGCAGCTGCAGGCGAAAGTCCAGCCTCAGGCCCGGACCACGGCACCGAAGCAGACCCAGACGCCTGAGCTGCTGCCTGAGCCGCCGGAAGCCCGAGTGCTGCCACGATTCCAGCCGCGGGTTCTGCAGATCCAGGCCCAAGTGCAGCCTCAGACGCAGAcacagccgcagccgcagccgccgccACCCCCGCCTCCAGGGGACACCCAGGCACGGCCCAAACTGCAGAAACAGGCACAGACGCAGACCTCTCCAGACCACTTGGTGCCGCAGCAGGTGCAGCCGCAGCAGGTGCAGAAGGAGGCGGAGCCACAGAAACAGGTGCAGCGCCAGGCACATCCCCAGCCCCCTGGGCAGGAGCAGCCGCAGCAGCCGGCCCAGACGCAGACATATCCTCAGGTCCAGCCACCAGAGCAGCCACCAGGACAGCCTCCCGTGCAGCCCCCTGACCGGACTGAGGGGCAGCCTCAGACCTGGCCGCAGGTGTCCATGCCAGCGTCGGAGCAAGCACCGGTTCTGGTTCGTTCCACGGTGCCGGAGACACCACCAGATCCGAGAGACGCCGGAGCAG GCCCGAAGGAGGCCTCGCCAGAGCCAGGAGGCTCCCAGGTCAGCGTGGAGAGCCAGGAGGAGTTGACCAGCGGTCTGGATGTGGGAGAATGTGAAAAAAGGGCAAGAGAGATGCTAGGG GTGTGGGGTGCCGGGGGCTCCCTGAAGGTCACCATCCTGCAGAGCAGTGACAGCCGGGCCTTCAGCACAGTCCCCCTCACGCCCGTGCCCCGCGCGGGTGACTCTACCTCCGCCACCCCTGCCTCCGCCAGCACACCCTCGAAGCAGACCCTCCAGTTCTTCTGCTACCTTTGCAAGGCCAGCTGCAGCAGCCAGCAG GAGTTCCAGGACCACATGGCGGGGGCCCAGCACCAGCAGCGTCTGGGGGAGATCCAGCACATGAGCCAAGCCTGCCTCCTGTCCCTGCTGCCCGTGCCCCGGGATGTCCTGGAGAGAGAGGACGA AGAGCCCCCGCCGAGGCGTTGGTGTAACACCTGCCAGGTCTACTACATGGGGGACCTGATCCAGCACCGCAGGACTCAGGACCACAAG ATTGCCAAGCAATCCCTGCGACCTTTCTGCACTGTTTGCAACCGCTATTTCAAGACCCCCCGCAAGTTTGTGGAGCATGTGAAGTCCCAGGGGCATAAGGACAAAGCCAAGGAG CTGAAGATGCTTGAGAAGGAGATCGCCGGTCAAGATGAGGACCACTTCATCACGGTGGACGCCGTGGGCTGCTTTGAGGGcgatgaagaagaggaggaggaggaggaggatgaagaagaaGAGATCGAGGTTGAGGAAGAATTCTGCAAGCAG GTGAGGTCCAGAGATATATCCATAGAGGAGTGGAAAGGCTCAGAGACCTATAGCCCCAGTACTGCATACG GTGTGGACTTCCTGGTGCCCGTGATGGGGTACATTTGCCGCATCTGCCACAAGTTCTACCACAGCAACTCGGGGGCACAGCTCTCCCACTGCAAGTCCTTGGCCCACTTCGAGAACCTGCAG AAATACAAGAAGGCCAAGAACCCCAGCCCTACCAGCAGGCCCGTGAGCCGCCGGTGTGCAATCAACGCCCGGAACGCCCTGACTGCTTTGTTCACTTCTGGTGGCCGCGCACCCACCCAGCCCAGCACCCAGGACACAGCTAAAACCCCCAGCAAGGTGACGGcccaaccccctcctcccccacttccccggCGTTCAACCCGCCTCAAAACCTGA
- the CIZ1 gene encoding cip1-interacting zinc finger protein isoform X6, producing the protein MPPATSDSVGLTMPTATLGNLRGYNLPTPNLTGPSLTVPQLATPNLQQFFPQATRQSLLGAPPVGVPINPSQINLPGRTPQKQARTPSSTTPNRKDSSSQTMPVEDKSDPPEGSEEVVESRTDTPEDQDSPPCPDGIAKEKHTVAPEPESCEASEPPAKRSKSSELPTEKGAPGQLQAKVQPQARTTAPKQTQTPELLPEPPEARVLPRFQPRVLQIQAQVQPQTQTQPQPQPPPPPPPGDTQARPKLQKQAQTQTSPDHLVPQQVQPQQVQKEAEPQKQVQRQAHPQPPGQEQPQQPAQTQTYPQVQPPEQPPGQPPVQPPDRTEGQPQTWPQVSMPASEQAPVLVRSTVPETPPDPRDAGAGPKEASPEPGGSQVSVESQEELTSGLDVGECEKRAREMLGVWGAGGSLKVTILQSSDSRAFSTVPLTPVPRAGDSTSATPASASTPSKQTLQFFCYLCKASCSSQQEFQDHMAGAQHQQRLGEIQHMSQACLLSLLPVPRDVLEREDEEPPPRRWCNTCQVYYMGDLIQHRRTQDHKIAKQSLRPFCTVCNRYFKTPRKFVEHVKSQGHKDKAKELKMLEKEIAGQDEDHFITVDAVGCFEGDEEEEEEEEDEEEEIEVEEEFCKQVRSRDISIEEWKGSETYSPSTAYGVDFLVPVMGYICRICHKFYHSNSGAQLSHCKSLAHFENLQKYKKAKNPSPTSRPVSRRCAINARNALTALFTSGGRAPTQPSTQDTAKTPSKVTAQPPPPPLPRRSTRLKT; encoded by the exons ATGCCACCAGCCACGTCTGACAGTGTCGGTCTCACCATGCCCACGGCAACCTTGG GTAACCTCCGTGGCTACAACCTGCCAACCCCGAACCTGACGGGCCCCAGCCTCACGGTCCCCCAGCTGGCCACCCCAAATCTACAGCAGTTCTTCCCCCAGGCCACTCGGCAGTCCTTGCTGGGGGCCCCTCCTGTTGGAGTCCCCATAAACCCCTCCCAGATCAACCTTCCAGGGCGGACTCCCCAGAAACAGGCCCGcaccccctcctccaccacccccaATCGCAAG GATTCTTCTTCCCAGACGATGCCCGTGGAAGACAAGTCAGACCCCCCAGAGGGGTCTGAGGAAGTTGTCGAGTCCCGAACAGACACACCAGAAG ACCAAGATTCCCCACCCTGCCCAGATGGCATCGCTAAAGAGAAACACACTGTAGCACCTGAGCCCGAGTCTTGTGAGGCATCGGAGCCACCGGCTAAGAGGTCAAAGAG CTCGGAGTTGCCCACAGAGAAGGGCGCCCCCGGGCAGCTGCAGGCGAAAGTCCAGCCTCAGGCCCGGACCACGGCACCGAAGCAGACCCAGACGCCTGAGCTGCTGCCTGAGCCGCCGGAAGCCCGAGTGCTGCCACGATTCCAGCCGCGGGTTCTGCAGATCCAGGCCCAAGTGCAGCCTCAGACGCAGAcacagccgcagccgcagccgccgccACCCCCGCCTCCAGGGGACACCCAGGCACGGCCCAAACTGCAGAAACAGGCACAGACGCAGACCTCTCCAGACCACTTGGTGCCGCAGCAGGTGCAGCCGCAGCAGGTGCAGAAGGAGGCGGAGCCACAGAAACAGGTGCAGCGCCAGGCACATCCCCAGCCCCCTGGGCAGGAGCAGCCGCAGCAGCCGGCCCAGACGCAGACATATCCTCAGGTCCAGCCACCAGAGCAGCCACCAGGACAGCCTCCCGTGCAGCCCCCTGACCGGACTGAGGGGCAGCCTCAGACCTGGCCGCAGGTGTCCATGCCAGCGTCGGAGCAAGCACCGGTTCTGGTTCGTTCCACGGTGCCGGAGACACCACCAGATCCGAGAGACGCCGGAGCAG GCCCGAAGGAGGCCTCGCCAGAGCCAGGAGGCTCCCAGGTCAGCGTGGAGAGCCAGGAGGAGTTGACCAGCGGTCTGGATGTGGGAGAATGTGAAAAAAGGGCAAGAGAGATGCTAGGG GTGTGGGGTGCCGGGGGCTCCCTGAAGGTCACCATCCTGCAGAGCAGTGACAGCCGGGCCTTCAGCACAGTCCCCCTCACGCCCGTGCCCCGCGCGGGTGACTCTACCTCCGCCACCCCTGCCTCCGCCAGCACACCCTCGAAGCAGACCCTCCAGTTCTTCTGCTACCTTTGCAAGGCCAGCTGCAGCAGCCAGCAG GAGTTCCAGGACCACATGGCGGGGGCCCAGCACCAGCAGCGTCTGGGGGAGATCCAGCACATGAGCCAAGCCTGCCTCCTGTCCCTGCTGCCCGTGCCCCGGGATGTCCTGGAGAGAGAGGACGA AGAGCCCCCGCCGAGGCGTTGGTGTAACACCTGCCAGGTCTACTACATGGGGGACCTGATCCAGCACCGCAGGACTCAGGACCACAAG ATTGCCAAGCAATCCCTGCGACCTTTCTGCACTGTTTGCAACCGCTATTTCAAGACCCCCCGCAAGTTTGTGGAGCATGTGAAGTCCCAGGGGCATAAGGACAAAGCCAAGGAG CTGAAGATGCTTGAGAAGGAGATCGCCGGTCAAGATGAGGACCACTTCATCACGGTGGACGCCGTGGGCTGCTTTGAGGGcgatgaagaagaggaggaggaggaggaggatgaagaagaaGAGATCGAGGTTGAGGAAGAATTCTGCAAGCAG GTGAGGTCCAGAGATATATCCATAGAGGAGTGGAAAGGCTCAGAGACCTATAGCCCCAGTACTGCATACG GTGTGGACTTCCTGGTGCCCGTGATGGGGTACATTTGCCGCATCTGCCACAAGTTCTACCACAGCAACTCGGGGGCACAGCTCTCCCACTGCAAGTCCTTGGCCCACTTCGAGAACCTGCAG AAATACAAGAAGGCCAAGAACCCCAGCCCTACCAGCAGGCCCGTGAGCCGCCGGTGTGCAATCAACGCCCGGAACGCCCTGACTGCTTTGTTCACTTCTGGTGGCCGCGCACCCACCCAGCCCAGCACCCAGGACACAGCTAAAACCCCCAGCAAGGTGACGGcccaaccccctcctcccccacttccccggCGTTCAACCCGCCTCAAAACCTGA